In a single window of the Pirellulales bacterium genome:
- a CDS encoding GAF domain-containing protein, whose amino-acid sequence MAKSIPAYLKLHDEDGAAPPAAQAGDSGAIAEFCRAFESATGWPLRLPNGAGGDCEADSVLPKLSDSMCSAPVEPGVGISPGHIRVGFNSAARKLTEQSHVAIADAAAAPRAAHRCTAESARGLRDAAERLFNQLARARQIIRRRDAELAARLPVGPRAQEPEQFDRLLKSVLRAGADACECQAAALYTLDDATTSLELRASVGLPSDRLEQPPRPLKGAIADLEALLGHAVALERATAFGPWRVPEDFAAALCVPVSSATTELGTLWLFSDRRRDFTDRQTNLAEIIAGRLAAELERSALLGQLREQQRT is encoded by the coding sequence GTGGCGAAGTCGATTCCGGCTTATCTGAAGTTGCATGACGAGGATGGAGCAGCCCCGCCCGCGGCACAGGCTGGCGATTCAGGCGCAATCGCCGAATTCTGCCGGGCCTTCGAGAGCGCGACCGGTTGGCCACTGCGGTTGCCGAACGGAGCCGGCGGGGATTGCGAAGCCGATAGCGTGTTGCCGAAATTATCCGACTCGATGTGTTCCGCCCCGGTCGAGCCGGGCGTTGGAATTTCTCCCGGACACATCAGGGTCGGCTTTAATTCGGCGGCGCGAAAATTGACCGAGCAATCGCACGTTGCGATTGCCGATGCTGCCGCAGCGCCGCGCGCGGCACATCGCTGCACGGCCGAATCTGCCCGCGGACTGCGCGATGCGGCGGAGCGGCTATTCAACCAGTTGGCCCGTGCTCGGCAAATCATTCGGCGCCGGGACGCGGAGTTGGCCGCCCGCCTGCCGGTCGGGCCGCGGGCGCAGGAACCGGAGCAGTTTGATCGACTGCTAAAAAGCGTGCTCCGGGCGGGTGCCGACGCTTGCGAATGCCAGGCGGCGGCACTCTACACGCTCGACGATGCAACCACCTCGCTCGAACTTCGCGCCAGCGTCGGCCTGCCTTCTGATCGGCTTGAGCAACCCCCGCGCCCGCTGAAGGGGGCGATCGCCGATCTCGAAGCGCTGTTGGGCCACGCGGTGGCACTCGAACGGGCGACGGCGTTCGGGCCGTGGCGCGTGCCCGAAGATTTCGCTGCCGCGCTATGTGTGCCGGTGTCGAGCGCCACGACCGAGCTCGGCACGCTATGGCTATTCTCCGACCGCCGGCGCGATTTCACCGATCGCCAAACCAATCTGGCGGAAATCATCGCCGGCCGATTGGCGGCCGAATTGGAACGTTCGGCACTGCTCGGGCAACTCCGCGAACAACAGCGAACCTAG